TTATGTCTGAAAAATCAAATCCGCGGAAGTCAAAACCAGAATCCCCTGCCTGGAAGCCCTGATTATACTCAGATGAGCCGAACCTGTCATAGTTAGCCCTGCTCTTGTCGTCAGAGAGAACCTTGTATGCCTCATTTATCTCCTTAAACTTCTCCTCCTTGTCCTTGTCCCCCTTGTGGAGGTCTGGATGGTATTTCTTGGCAAGCTCCTTGTAAGCCCGCTTTATCTCGTCCTGCCCCGCAGTATTTGACACTCCGAGGGTTTCATAGTAATCTTTTGCCATTCA
Above is a genomic segment from Candidatus Woesearchaeota archaeon containing:
- a CDS encoding DnaJ domain-containing protein: MAKDYYETLGVSNTAGQDEIKRAYKELAKKYHPDLHKGDKDKEEKFKEINEAYKVLSDDKSRANYDRFGSSEYNQGFQAGDSGFDFRGFDFSDI